Part of the Arthrobacter sp. MMS18-M83 genome is shown below.
GCGGGCACGGACGCGAACGATTCCAGTGCTTTCAAAGAATCCGCGAATTCGGAGGCATCCGTCATTCCAGCTTCAAGCATGAGCTCGCGGATGATCGCGTCACGGTCAATGTCCTTGCAATCCCAACGCATCATGGGGCCACGTATTCCTTTACTACCGAGTGCTCGCGGAGTGAATTCAATGCCCGGCGTTGCAGTTGCTTGACTGCGCCTTGGCTTTTCCCCATGATTTCGGCGGCCTGGTCCACCGTCAGGCCGGCAACGATACGAAGCGTCAAGACTTCCCGCTGATCTTCACTAAGGACATCCAACAGCGCCATGACTTCGCTCGGCGCCACACGCTCCATCGCTTCGGCTTCCGCCGAACTCGACTGGCGCGTGTCACGCTCAGGTTCAAACTCGTGGTGCTCCGGCGCCCTGCTTTGCCGACGGTGATCATCCACCATCCGGGCATGGGCTACCGAAAACACAAATGTCCGCAGGCCACTGACGCCACCGGTGATGGTCTCAACCCGTGGCAGGACGGCAAGAAAGACGTCCTGTGTCACAGCTTCCGGATCCGAGACGCCTTTTGCTGTCATATAGCCGAGCACCTGGCCCGCGAAGGCTTGGTAGACGGCGCTGAACAGTTCAGTCTCCCGGCCCCGCAGGGCGCGCAAGGCCGCGTCAGTCAAAGCGTCGGTCACAGAAGCGTGGCTTTCGTTGGGGAACAAATGTCCGGATTAAGCGAGATCCTCGTTGCCGCCGAAACGCCGCACGGCCGGACAACCTCACCTAGCTTAACCGTTGCTCCCACGATGCCCAAGGACCATCTTTCAGTTCCGGAGGCTCGCCTCTCCCGGTCTGTGCACGTCCACGAGACCCTTCAGACATGAAAAGGGCCGAGCTGAAACCTGATGGGGGACAAATTTCAGCTCGGCCTTTCAAAGGGGTAATCGTCGGGGCACCCCAAAGGGTTACGCGGATTCCGAAAGTTTTTTCTGGAGGGTATTTTCCGGGCTTCCAGGCGCCAAAACGACGACGGCGACCCGCCCGGAAAGGGCGGCCCGCCGTCGTCGTCATTCAGCTTTGGTGACTAGTCCTCGATGAGGTCGTGCACCACGATCGTCTGGTCGCGGTCCGGGCCGACGCCGATCGCGGAGAATCGCGTGCCGGAGAGCTTCTCAAGGGCCAGCACGTAGTTGCGGGCGTTCTCGGGGAGGTCTTCCAGGGTCTTGGCGCCCGTGATGTCCTCGGTCCAGCCATCGAAGTACTCGAAGATCGGCACTGCGTGGTGGAACTCGGTCTGGGTCATCGGCATTTCGTCGTGGCGGACGCCGTCGACGTCGTAGGCCACGCAGACGGGGATCTGCTCGATGCCGGTCAGCACGTCCAGCTTGGTGACGAAGTAGTCCGTGAAGCCATTGACGCGGGACGCGTGGCGGGCCAGGACGGCGTCGTACCAACCGCAGCGGCGCGGACGGCCTGTGTTGACGCCGAACTCGCCACCGGTCTTCTGCAGGTACATCCCCATCTCATC
Proteins encoded:
- a CDS encoding RNA polymerase sigma factor is translated as MTDALTDAALRALRGRETELFSAVYQAFAGQVLGYMTAKGVSDPEAVTQDVFLAVLPRVETITGGVSGLRTFVFSVAHARMVDDHRRQSRAPEHHEFEPERDTRQSSSAEAEAMERVAPSEVMALLDVLSEDQREVLTLRIVAGLTVDQAAEIMGKSQGAVKQLQRRALNSLREHSVVKEYVAP